Proteins from one Bufo gargarizans isolate SCDJY-AF-19 chromosome 8, ASM1485885v1, whole genome shotgun sequence genomic window:
- the LOC122945791 gene encoding uncharacterized protein LOC122945791, with protein sequence MTPTLRNHQGAEYICQVEHPSLEKAIKKSSGGINLLAKPQLESIGKTLLEHMSIRFSLHLKTFYPKDIKVKWHHGEEDLREGVKRGTRHTETFTEREDSLFDVISECCLFAPSFGDPQYKAYVTWEHESMDGPETRMLCVRDLPWTPFVEDIFVLWLIDNERTRMMCRIYNYFPNKLTVSWYKKQDGAVSAVQDSEDITTEVSPPEMKNKTFGCTATLWFTPDAEKDEGSEFICRVEHLSLEHPIEKSTGPLHISRPGD encoded by the exons ATGACGCCTACACTGAGAAACCACCAGGGGGCAGAATACATTTGCCAAGTAGAACATCCTTCTCTGGAAAAGGCAATCAAGAAAAGCTCAGGAGGAATCAACCTGCTGG CAAAACCTCAGCTGGAGTCAATTGGGAAGACGCTGCTTGAGCATATGTCGATTCGGTTTTCCTTGCATCTTAAGACTTTTTACCCAAAAGACATCAAGGTGAAGTGGCATCATGGGGAGGAGGATCTCAGAGAAGGGGTGAAGAGGGGGACGAGACACACAGAAACGTTCACAGAACGGGAAGATTCATTGTTCGATGTAATCAGTGAATGTTGTCTATTTGCACCGAGCTTTGGAGATCCGCAGTATAAAGCGTATGTAACCTGGGAGCACGAGTCCATGGACGGACCTGAGACCAGGATGTTGTGTGTGAGAG ATTTGCCCTGGACCCCATTTGTGGAAGATATATTTGTTCTCTGGTTGATAGATAATGAAAGAACCAGGATGATGTGTCGGATTTACAACTATTTTCCCAACAAACTGACCGTGTCCTGGTATAAGAAGCAAGATGGAGCTGTGTCTGCAGTGCAGGACTCTGAGGACATCACTACTGAGGTTTCTCCACCTGAAATGAAAAACAAGACATTCGGCTGTACAGCAACTTTATGGTTTACTCCAGATGCGGAGAAGGACGAAGGGTCCGAATTTATCTGTAGGGTGGAGCATCTCAGCCTCGAGCATCCTATAGAGAAAAGCACCGGACCCCTCCATATATCCAGGCCTGGTGATTAG